From the genome of Bicyclus anynana chromosome 20, ilBicAnyn1.1, whole genome shotgun sequence, one region includes:
- the LOC128199202 gene encoding serine/arginine-rich splicing factor 4-like, protein MAVTIVLKLRKDLLQQGEDNQEKVFTVDLSPNNQETRNAGQSLPTPNSQFEYLQVNPQSEGHLADVRSRNKQRSRTRCHSRGRSRGRSRGNSRSRSRGRSRGHSRGKSRGRSRGRSGGHSRRRSRGHSRGRSRGRSRGNSRSRSRGRSRGHSRGKSRGRSRGRSRGHSRRRSRGHSRGRSRGHSRGRSRGNSRRRSRGHSRGKSRGHSRERSRGHCRGNRHAEDRSRGHSRGHSRERYHDLSGCNQHKNGCNGNNNAACVPNQPSAENPSIYLG, encoded by the coding sequence ATGGCTGTTACCATCGTGCTGAAATTACGAAAGGACTTGCTTCAACAAGGTGAGGATAACCAAGAAAAAGTTTTTACTGTTGATTTAAGTCCTAATAACCAAGAAACTCGTAATGCTGGTCAATCTTTGCCAACACCCAATTCTCAATTTGAATATTTACAAGTGAATCCACAAAGTGAAGGACATTTGGCAGACGTAAGGTCTAGAAATAAACAGAGAAGTAGAACTCGGTGTCATTCTAGAGGAAGATCTCGAGGTCGTTCCAGGGGAAACTCCCGCAGCCGTTCTAGAGGAAGATCTCGAGGGCATTCCAGGGGCAAGTCCCGCGGCCGTTCTAGAGGAAGATCTGGTGGGCATTCTAGAAGAAGATCTCGTGGGCATTCTAGAGGAAGATCTCGAGGTCGTTCCAGGGGAAACTCCCGCAGCCGTTCTAGAGGACGATCTCGAGGGCATTCCAGGGGCAAATCCCGCGGCCGTTCTAGAGGAAGATCTCGTGGGCATTCTAGAAGAAGATCTCGAGGACATTCCAGAGGAAGATCTCGCGGACATTCTAGGGGAAGATCTCGCGGAAATTCTAGAAGAAGGTCTCGTGGTCATTCTAGAGGGAAATCAAGAGGTCATTCGAGAGAAAGATCTCGTGGCCATTGCAGGGGCAATAGGCATGCGGAAGATCGATCCCGAGGGCATTCCAGAGGTCACTCTAGAGAAAGGTACCATGACCTTAGTGGATGTAACCAACATAAGAATGGCTGCAATGGAAATAATAACGCGGCGTGTGTTCCAAACCAGCCTTCTGCAGAAAATCCGTCGATTTATCTTGGCTAA
- the LOC112058005 gene encoding polyadenylate-binding protein 2-B codes for MADNDDYLDTIDNNHTDGPNGSINMTDNNLGDEAAAADVPDLAAIKARVREMEEEAEKLKQMHTEVDKQMSMGSPPGLTSPLNMSIEEKIEVDNRSVYVGNVDYGANAEELEQHFHGCGSINRVTILCNRFDGHPKGFAYIEFGDKDSVQTAMAMDESLFRGRQIKVMPKRTNKPGLSTTNRPPRGMRGRGRAQRYSPYGGYRPRRGRGIRRGGYYNPY; via the exons ATGGCCGATAATGACGATTATTTAGACACGATTGACAACAATCATACAGACGGCCCCAACGGTTCAATAAATATGACCGACAACAACCTAGGC GATGAAGCAGCAGCTGCAGACGTTCCAGATCTTGCCGCAATCAAGGCAAGAGTGAGGGAGATGGAAGAAGAGGCAGAGAAGTTAAAACAAATGCACACTGAAGTTGACAAACAGATGAGCATGGGCAGCCCTCCTGGACTTA CGAGTCCTCTGAACATGTCTATAGAGGAAAAAATTGAGGTAGACAACAGATCAGTATATGTTGGCAACGTGGACTATGGTGCTAACGCAGAGGAGCTGGAGCAGCACTTCCACGGCTGTGGCTCCATTAATAG GGTTACAATATTATGCAATAGGTTTGATGGGCATCCCAAAGGTTTTGCCTACATAGAGTTTGGTGACAAAGACAGCGTGCAGACAGCAATGGCTATGGACGAGTCTTTGTTCAGAGGACGGCAAATTAAG GTGATGCCGAAGCGTACGAACAAGCCAGGGCTGTCAACGACGAACCGGCCGCCGCGTGGCATGCGGGGTCGCGGCCGCGCGCAGCGCTACTCGCCATACGGCGGCTACCGGCCCCGCCGCGGCAG AGGGATAAGACGCGGCGGCTATTACAATCCTTACTGA
- the LOC112058003 gene encoding SAGA-associated factor 29, with the protein MPLTADVAAQQVQERLRSLHRLIYDIETERTRNEQCIDSILRAEKATESSSSADDSSSSSHQQMQLKSLYKAGLTAAEQEERVLRAALSRIYEIRSIKNERRIQARHAGNKETIGCGALMKMLLSAAQTLPLHVGRVGERAPPLCGAVPADPGHIARPGDAVAALVRVSEKEENWILAEVVSWLPAQGKYEVDDIDEEQKNRHVLSKRRVVALPLMRAEPRTDEPALFPKGALVMALYPQTTCFYRAVVNRLPATHADPYEVLFEDSSYADGYSPAERVAQRYVIAIKEGKGRGT; encoded by the exons ATGCCTCTAACCGCTGACGTCGCCGCACAGCAAGTCCAG GAGCGTTTACGATCTCTGCACAGGTTGATATATGACATAGAGACTGAGAGGACTCGCAATGAACAGTGTATTGACTCTATACTCAGAGCTGAGAAGGCCACAGAGTCTTCCTCATCTGCTGATGATTCGTCTAGCTCCTCGCATCAG CAAATGCAGCTAAAAAGCTTGTACAAAGCTGGTCTCACCGCAGCGGAGCAGGAAGAGAGAGTGCTGCGTGCTGCACTGTCCAGGATATATGAAATTAGATCAATTAAGAATGAAAGAAGAATCCAG GCTCGGCATGCAGGCAACAAAGAGACGATAGGCTGCGGAGCGCTCATGAAGATGTTGCTGAGTGCTGCTCAAACGTTGCCTCTCCACGTAGGACGGGTCGGCGAGCGCGCGCCCCCGCTGTGCGGCGCCGTGCCCGCTGACCCGGGGCACATCGCCCGCCCCGGAGACGCTGTCGCTGCCCTGGTTCGGGTCTCCGAGAAAGAGGAGAACTGGATATTAGCTGAG GTGGTGAGCTGGCTGCCGGCGCAGGGCAAGTACGAGGTGGACGACATCGACGAGGAGCAGAAGAACCGGCACGTGCTGAGCAAGCGGCGCGTGGTGGCGCTGCCGCTGATGCGCGCCGAGCCGCGCACGGACGAGCCCGCGCTGTTCCCCAAGGGCGCGCTGGTCATGGCGCTGTACCCGCAGACCACGTGCTTCTACCGCGCCGTCGTCAACCGCCTGCCCGCCACGCACGCCGACCCCTACGAGGTGCTGTTTGAG GACTCGTCGTACGCGGACGGGTACTCCCCAGCCGAGCGCGTGGCGCAGCGCTACGTCATCGCGATCAAGGAGGGCAAG GGACGCGGCACCTGA
- the LOC112058006 gene encoding uncharacterized protein LOC112058006, translating to MSLIGPEFLNFIKKLEDNGDQLPPGTPLNQPRDFEFNNSSCYVCNGYYGPNFGEPVCVTCHTFLFPDFPSYLPSSYFSSEKTDDGDSGNDEPSDLNYSAERKFNKACPLPAWWCRNSLDSETSPEDETSRTSNSGPGASGSGSGGSVSGPSSAPREGIEDLVGQGPPPQPPSLARSLQALSSPRLPDNLAPGLVEQLPSEVLLCIFRYLDDLSLCACACVCVRWRRLVTARVPPPRWAVFTARRWPLFRPLLSNIDWHKTYQSLVESCFCRNCLVQMGVLAQPPGDENAWRRNRLRIELKMLRNDPPEGIAATPLDTKGFHWQASVTGPVGSPYEGGVFYLYLQVPYSYPMSPPVVRFLTRILHPNVSRHGDVGIDSVHHNWSLALTINKVLISIQSLLTDPYTTVCMEPELGDMYVRDRARFESLARRWTWLYAMHDILVV from the exons atgtcgctGATAGGGCCCGAATTTctgaatttcattaaaaaattagaAGACAACGGCGACCAGCTCCCTCCGGGAACGCCGTTGAATCAACCAAGAGACTTTGAATTCAAT AATTCCAGTTGCTATGTATGCAATGGCTACTATGGACCAAACTTTGGAGAGCCTGTCTGTGTGACCTGTCACACATTCTTGTTTCCCGATTTCCCATCTTACCTGCCAAGTTCATACTTCAGTAGCGAAAAAACTGATGATGGAGACTCGGGGAATGATGAACCGTCTGATCTGAATTATAGTGCTGAGAGGAAGTTCAACAAGGCCTGTCCTTTGCCAGCTTGGTGGTGTAGA aattcCTTGGACAGCGAAACAAGCCCAGAAGATGAGACAAGTCGCACAAGCAACTCTGGACCTGGTGCCAGTGGGAGCGGCAGTGGCGGCAGTGTTTCTGGCCCCTCTTCTGCCCCCAGGGAGGGTATTGAGGACCTGGTTGGCCAAGGACCTCCGCCGCAACCTCCCAGTCTGGCTAGATCACTCCAAGCACTATCAAGTCCGCGGTTACCTGATAATCTTGCGCCAGGGCTTGTAGAACAGTTACCATCTGAAG TGCTGCTGTGCATTTTCCGCTACCTGGACGATCTCTCGCTGTGCGCATGCGCGTGTGTGTGCGTGCGCTGGCGGCGGCTGGTGACGGCGCGCGTGCCGCCGCCGCGCTGGGCCGTGTTCACCGCGCGCCGCTGGCCGCTCTTCCGCCCGCTGCTCTCCAACATCGACTGGCACAAG ACGTACCAGTCACTGGTGGAGTCGTGCTTCTGCCGCAACTGCCTGGTGCAGATGGGCGTGCTGGCGCAGCCGCCGGGCGACGAGAACGCGTGGCGACGGAACCGACTCAGGATCGAGCTCAAG ATGCTCCGCAACGACCCGCCGGAGGGCATAGCAGCGACTCCGCTGGACACGAAGGGCTTCCACTGGCAGGCAAGCGTCACCGGGCCCGTGGGCTCGCCCTACGAGGGCGGCGTCTTCTACCTCTACCTGCAGGTGCCCTACTC GTACCCCATGAGCCCGCCCGTGGTGCGCTTCCTGACGCGCATCCTGCACCCCAACGTGTCGCGGCACGGCGACGTGGGCATCGACTCCGTGCACCACAACTGGTCGCTGGCCCTCACCATCAACAAGGTGCTCATCTCCATACAGAGCCTGCTCACCGACCCCTACACAACG GTATGTATGGAGCCGGAGTTAGGAGACATGTACGTACGAGACCGCGCTCGCTTCGAGTCGCTCGCGCGTCGGTGGACGTGGCTTTACGCCATGCACGACATACTGGTAGTGTAG